Proteins from one Primulina huaijiensis isolate GDHJ02 chromosome 18, ASM1229523v2, whole genome shotgun sequence genomic window:
- the LOC140965077 gene encoding uncharacterized protein: protein MIRWWISTLQWTELFVSSLVHMVYGFYIFSTAVGGDLSQALSDWIFKPNVANGLGEEDSKKTTGVDDLPPIVLVHGIFGFGKGRLGGLSYFAGAELKDERVFVPDLGSLTSIYDRARELFYYLKGGQVDYGEEHSRACGHTQFGRNYGEGHYPEWDEEHQIHFVGHSAGAQVVRVLQQMLADKAFEGYDNTSPNWVLSITSLSGAFNGTTRTYLDGMQPEDGKSLKPISLLQLCRVGVILYDWFDVLWLKRYYNFGFDHFNISRRNIGIWGLVNCLIGRSGPFASGDWILPDLTIQGSIRLNSHVHTFPETYYFSYATKRTRKLMGFTIPSGIFGIHPLLFIRVLQMSQWRHPSDVTPPYKSYRDEEWWDNDGALNTMSMTHPRFPVEHPSCFVVKDSECQPFQPGIWYYKIVEGDHILFIVNKERAGVQFDLIYDAIFERCRKHAFRKAPILPNELHN, encoded by the exons ATGATCAGGTGGTGGATATCAACCCTTCAATGGACAGAGCTATTTGTGAGTTCTTTGGTGCATATGGTATATGGGTTTTACATATTTAGCACAGCCGTGGGTGGGGATCTCTCACAGGCATTGAGTGATtggattttcaagcctaatgtGGCCAACGGATTGGGAGAGGAAGATTCAAAGAAGACAACTGGTGTAGATGATTTGCCTCCTATTGTGTTGGTTCATGGAATCTTTGGTTTTGGGAAAGGG AGATTGGGAGGTTTGTCCTATTTCGCTGGAGCTGAGTTGAAGGACGAAAGGGTCTTTGTGCCTGATTTAGGCTCATTAACAAGCATATATGACAG GGCAAGAGAACTTTTTTATTACTTAAAAGGAGGACAAGTGGATTATGGAGAAGAACATAGCAGGGCTTGTGGGCACACTCAGTTTGGTAGAAACTATGGAGAAG GGCATTATCCTGAATGGGATGAGGAACACCAGATTCATTTTGTGGGGCACTCAGCAGGAGCGCAAGTTGTCCGAGTCTTGCAGCAAATGCTTGCTGACAAG GCGTTTGAGGGGTACGATAATACATCACCGAATTGGGTGCTAAGTATCACTTCTTTGTCTGGTGCATTTAATGGCACAACAAGAACTTACTTAGATGGAATGCA GCCAGAAGATGGGAAATCTTTGAAGCCCATTTCTCTGCTGCAGCTGTGCAGAGTTGGAGTGATTCTTTATGACTGGTTCGATGTTCTATGGCTAAAACGCTATTACAATTTTGGATTCGACCATTTCAATATATCTAGAAGAAATATAGGCATTTGGGGACTTGTTAATTGCCTGATTGGGAGGAGTGGTCCATTTGCATCTGGAGATTGGATTCTTCCGGATCTTACCATCCAAGGTTCTATCAGATTGAACAGCCACGTGCATACGTTTCCAGAAACATACTACTTCAGCTACGCCACCAAGCGCACAAGGAAGTTAATGGGATTCACTATTCCCTCTGGCATTTTCGGAATACACCCTTTGTTGTTTATTAGAGTCTTGCAGATGAGCCAATGGAGGCATCCTTCAGATGTAACCCCTCCTTATAAAAGTTACAG GGATGAAGAGTGGTGGGATAATGATGGCGCCCTCAACACCATGTCGATGACACACCCTCGTTTTCCAGTCGAACACCCGAGCTGTTTTGTTGTGAAAGATTCAGAGTGCCAACCATTCCAGCCAGGAATCTG GTACTACAAGATTGTGGAAGGCGATCACATTCTCTTCATTGTGAACAAAGAAAGAGCTGGGGTtcaatttgatttgatatatgatGCCATTTTTGAGCGTTGTAGGAAACATGCATTCAGAAAGGCTCCTATATTGCCAAATGAATTGCATAATTAG
- the LOC140964638 gene encoding AP-1 complex subunit mu-2-like, with amino-acid sequence MAGAASALFLLDIKGRVLVWRDYRGDVTAVQAERFFTKLIEKEGDPESQDPVVHDNGVTYMFVQHNNVYLMIASRQNCNAASLLLFLHRVVDVFKHYFEVLEEESLRDNFVVVYELLDEIMDFGYPQYTEAKILSEFIKTDAYRMEVSQRPPMAVTNAVSWRSEGIRYKKNEVFLDVVESVNILVNSNGQIIRSDVVGALKMRTYLSGMPECKLGLNDRVLLEAQGRATKGKAIDLDDIKFHQCVRLARFENDRTISFIPPDGSFDLMTYRLSTQVKPLIWVEAQVERHSRSRIEIMVKSRSQFKERSTATNVEIELPVPSDATNPNVRTSMGSASYAPENDALVWKIKSFPGGKEYMLRAEFRLPSITSEESVPERKAPIRVKFEIPYFTVSGIQVRYLKIIEKSGYQALPWVRYITMAGEYELRLI; translated from the exons ATGGCGGGAGCAGCGTCGGCGCTGTTCCTATTGGACATAAAGGGCAGGGTTCTGGTATGGCGGGACTATCGCGGAGACGTCACCGCGGTACAAGCCGAGCGTTTCTTCACCAAGCTCATTGAGAAAGAG GGTGATCCAGAATCTCAAGATCCAGTTGTGCATGATAATGGTGTTACATACATGTTTGTACAGCACAACAATGTCTATCTTATGATTGCATCGCGGCAAAACTGCAATGCTGCTAGCCTTCTTCTATTCCTACACCGTGTAGTTGAT GTCTTCAAACATTACTTTGAAGTGTTAGAAGAGGAATCACTGAGAGATAATTTTGTTGTGGTG TATGAGTTGCTTGACGAAATTATGGACTTTGGCTACCCGCAATACACTGAAGCAAAGATTCTTAGTGAGTTCATAAAAACTGATGCTTACAGAATGGAAGTATCTCAGAGGCCTCCAATGGCTGTTACAAATGCTGTGTCGTGGCGCAGCGAAGGAATTCGTTACAAAAAGAATGAA GTGTTTCTCGATGTTGTTGAAAGTGTTAATATACTAGTCAATAGTAATGGCCAAATAATTAGATCAGACGTTGTTGGGGCGCTAAAGATGCGAACATACTTGAG TGGGATGCCTGAATGTAAGCTTGGGCTAAATGATAGAGTTTTGCTGGAGGCACAAGGGCGAGCTACTAAGGGAAAGGCCATTGACCTGGATGATATCAAGTTTCATCA GTGCGTGCGGTTGGCCCGTTTTGAAAATGATCGAACAATATCTTTCATTCCTCCTGATGGATCTTTTGATCTCATGACTTACAGGCTCAGCACTCAG GTAAAGCCTCTAATATGGGTAGAAGCTCAGGTTGAAAGACATTCTAGAAGTCGCATTGAAATTATGGTAAAATCCAGAAGCCAGTTCAAGGAGCGTAG CACTGCAACTAATGTGGAAATTGAGTTACCTGTGCCTTCTGATGCTACTAATCCAAATGTCCGTACATCAATGGGGTCTGCTTCTTATGCACCAGAAAATGATGCTCTAGTTTGGAAAATTAAATCTTTCCCGGGTGGTAAG GAATACATGTTAAGAGCAGAATTTAGGCTTCCTAGCATAACATCTGAGGAATCAGTGCCCGAGAGAAAAGCTCCTATAAGAGTGAAGTTTGAAATACCTTATTTTACTGTTTCAGGAATACAG GTTCGATACTTGAAAATCATTGAGAAAAGCGGCTATCAGGCCCTTCCATGGGTGAGATACATTACCATGGCTGGTGAATACGAGCTGAGACTTATTTGA
- the LOC140963715 gene encoding lysM domain receptor-like kinase 3 has protein sequence MLRMSMASKRISLFFFLLLVLLFRVTKISASDQHKFPFACSAKIHSCNALLYQKNGLQEDEIAFLYSVDIAEIKTIKHGNKQDYLVPVNCSCKNVEGTDAYFYDVIYNPESNTSLQNVSNEKFSGQAWDGGIDKDFVSGVKETIHLLCGCVDDDSQVVVTYTVQEQDTVYSISVLLSAQNGQLESLNSYLAPNPSYIDLGWILYVPMEKYGIPATKKEKFHRGTIIIAILSAVTLLSMCTLAIILFRRKKSKAQNKEDPEAFSKIVSAHKSGSLKKQYLQTDKMEDITVFESEKPSCYSIEEIAEATSDFDESRIIGRGGFGNVYHGVIGEKEVAIKKMRSNKSKEFLAELKVLCKIHHINVVELLGYASGDDHLYLVYEYIQNGSLSDHLHNPLLKGHQPLSWTARMQVALDAAKGIEYIHDHTKAQYVHRDIKTANILLDEGLRAKVADFGLAKLVGRTNEDELIATRLVGTPGYLPPEAVKELQVTTKTDVFAFGVVLSELITGQRALVRDNKEPNRMKSLITEVNKVFQENDPESALELIIDGNLKGNYPPDDVYKMAEVAKWCLADDPLDRPEIREAVIALARIRMSSIEWEASLGGNSQIFSGVFIGR, from the exons ATGCTGAGAATGTCTATGGCTTCCAAAAGAATaagtctctttttctttcttcttcttgttctACTGTTTCGGGTCACGAAAATCTCGGCTTCTGACCAACATAAGTTCCCTTTCGCTTGCTCTGCGAAGATACATTCGTGTAACGCTCTTCTGTACCAGAAAAACGGACTTCAGGAGGATGAGATTGCTTTCTTGTACTCTGTCGATATAGCGGAAATCAAGACTATAAAACACGGTAACAAACAAGACTACTTAGTTCCTGTAAACTGTTCTTGCAAGAATGTTGAGGGGACAGATGCATACTTCTATGATGTAATTTACAATCCAGAGAGCAATACAAGTCTTCAAAATGTTTCGAATGAGAAATTTAGCGGGCAAGCGTGGGATGGAGGAATAGATAAGGATTTCGTGAGTGGAGTGAAAGAAACGATACATCTTCTTTGTGGTTGTGTGGATGATGATTCTCAAGTTGTGGTGACTTATACGGTTCAGGAACAGGATACGGTGTACTCTATTTCGGTTCTACTTTCTGCTCAAAATGGACAATTGGAAAGCTTGAACTCGTATTTAGCGCCAAATCCATCATATATAGATCTTGGATGGATCTTATATGTGCCTATGGAAAAGTATGGAATTCCTGCTACAAAGAAAG AAAAGTTCCACAGAGGGACTATAATTATAGCCATTTTATCAGCTGTGACATTACTTTCCATGTGCACGTTGGCCATAATCCTTTTCCGGAGAAAGAAAAGCAAGGCACAAAACAAGGAAGATCCAGAGGCATTTTCCAAGATTGTAAGTGCTCACAAGTCTGGATCATTGAAGAAACAGTACCTGCAAACAGACAAAATGGAAG ATATAACAGTTTTTGAGTCGGAAAAGCCATCATGTTACAGTATTGAGGAGATTGCAGAGGCTACAAGTGACTTTGATGAAAGTAGAATAATTGGGAGAGGAGGATTTGGAAATGTCTATCATGGGGTGATTGGGGAAAAG GAAGTTGCTATCAAGAAAATGAGATCTAACAAGTCCAAGGAATTTCTTGCTGAGCTCAAGGTGTTGTGCAAGATACATCATATTAATGTG GTGGAGCTGTTGGGTTATGCTAGTGGAGATGACCACCTATACTTGGTTTACGAGTATATTCAGAACGGTTCTCTCAGCGATCATCTTCACAATCCATTACTGAAAG GCCACCAGCCCCTGTCATGGACTGCAAGAATGCAAGTTGCACTTGATGCTGCAAAGGGAATCGAATACATCCACGACCACACAAAAGCACAATACGTGCATCGTGATATAAAAACAGCGAATATTCTTCTTGATGAAGGCCTTAGAGCAAAG GTAGCAGATTTTGGCCTGGCAAAGCTTGTTGGTAGAACAAATGAAGATGAGCTAATAGCAACTAGACTTGTTGGAACCCCGGGATATCTTCCTCCAGA AGCTGTGAAAGAGCTACAAGTGACTACCAAGACTGATGTTTTTGCGTTTGGAGTAGTTCTTTCCGAGCTAATAACCGGTCAACGTGCACTAGTACGTGACAACAAGGAGCCGAATAGAATGAAATCACTCATCACAGAA GTAAACAAGGTCTTCCAAGAAAACGATCCAGAATCCGCACTGGAGTTAATTATAGATGGAAATCTCAAAGGGAATTACCCTCCCGACGACGTATACAAG ATGGCAGAAGTTGCAAAATGGTGTCTAGCCGACGATCCACTCGACAGGCCGGAGATACGCGAAGCGGTCATAGCGCTAGCTCGAATCCGAATGTCATCCATTGAATGGGAAGCATCACTGGGAGGAAACAGTCAGATTTTCAGTGGAGTTTTCATTGGCAGATGA
- the LOC140965008 gene encoding peroxidase 44-like: protein MLNCMAAGMAARGRIIAAAFISCALILPLLASAFEPSESGLRFPFPDFINSPSNNIEQGIQTNDPPKEEEPENQMSYKSPLKDKKPKIEQLREQNGVEDQPEAEPAENEDHGDESEAKPVEGNGEPEPVENAKGGLIEGFYEKDCPQAEQIVNEVLMKNLQKDATLAPAIVRLFSHDCLVKGCDASILLDETPSGEDVEKKAGPNGPFVRGFEVIDEAKERLEAECPGVVSCADIIAFANRDSLVNTGLPTYKVAAGRRDGLSSLAENVKNNLPVPDTPLQEMIDMFKRKGLTLEDLVVLVGAHSIGTAHCGVVKSRLFDKRKSMEMDQNYVEQMRFMCTRDDNMLPFDGVTQNKMDSQIYNEFLAKRALLESDHVLAKDPHGNDIMKKMAGDQAAWFAKFIGAIVKMGGIEVLTGNQGEIRRQCRAVN from the exons ATGCTGAATTGCATGGCGGCAGGAATGGCAGCAAGAGGAAGGATTATCGCCGCAGCATTCATTTCCTGCGCATTAATTCTCCCTCTGCTGGCCTCTGCATTTGAACCAAGCGAATCGGGACTACGGTTCCCGTTTCCTGATTTCATCAACTCTCCATCAAACAATATTGAACAAGGTATTCAAACGAACGATCCCCCGAAGGAAGaggaacccgaaaatcagatgtCCTATAAAAGTCCTCTGAAAGACAAGAAGCCGAAAATCGAACAGCTCAGGGAACAAAATGGGGTTGAAGACCAACCAGAAGCCGAGCCTGCTGAAAATGAAGATCatggagatgaaagtgaagccAAGCCTGTGGAGGGTAATGGTGAACCCGAGCCCGTCGAAAATGCGAAAGGGGGTTTGATCGAAGGGTTCTATGAGAAAGATTGCCCACAAGCGGAGCAGATTGTGAATGAGGTGTTGATGAAGAATCTTCAGAAAGATGCTACTCTTGCTCCAGCCATTGTTCGCCTCTTCTCGCATGATTGTTTAGTCAAG GGATGCGATGCTTCAATCCTTCTAGACGAAACACCCTCAGGCGAGGATGTGGAGAAGAAAGCAGGCCCAAATGGCCCGTTCGTCCGCGGCTTTGAAGTAATCGACGAAGCAAAAGAGCGACTCGAGGCTGAATGCCCCGGCGTCGTCTCCTGCGCCGACATAATCGCGTTCGCCAACCGGGACTCCCTCGTCAACACCGGCCTCCCCACCTACAAAGTAGCCGCAGGTCGCCGAGACGGCCTATCTTCCCTAGCAGAAAATGTCAAGAACAACTTGCCAGTCCCCGACACGCCCCTCCAAGAAATGATCGACATGTTCAAGAGAAAAGGGCTGACCTTGGAAGACCTGGTCGTGCTAGTCGGCGCACACTCCATCGGCACGGCGCACTGCGGCGTCGTCAAATCCAGACTATTCGACAAGCGCAAAAGCATGGAAATGGACCAGAATTACGTCGAACAGATGCGATTCATGTGCACGAGGGATGACAACATGCTGCCGTTCGACGGGGTCACGCAGAACAAAATGGATTCGCAGATATACAATGAATTCTTGGCCAAAAGAGCGTTGCTCGAATCGGATCACGTGCTGGCGAAAGACCCGCATGGGAACGATATCATGAAGAAAATGGCGGGTGATCAGGCGGCCTGGTTCGCGAAATTCATCGGAGCTATTGTTAAAATGGGAGGGATTGAAGTGCTGACAGGGAATCAGGGAGAAATCAGGAGACAGTGTAGGGCTGTTAATTGA